TTCATGATTTTAATTTTAAGTGTTAATAAATTTTTGATTTACACAAAGGTCTGTAGGAAACATGGATGACAGGTAGCAAGCATGCTTCAATAGATATAAGCCATGCATTTTGTATACAAACTATGGAGAAGGACTATAAACTATGACGCAAACCCGTCAAATAAGCAGTTGTAAATGGTGTTTTAATTGCCGAATATTGCATATCAGCACAGCACTCTCATGTTAGACTATCTAAACCATAAAAGCCCCTTTTTACAAAAGGTAGTAGCTATAATTCAAGATAATTTAGGCGATGAACACTTTGGCGTAACCGAGCTGGCCGAAGCTTTGAACATGAGCAGGTCTAACTTACTTCGCAAAGTCAAACAGGAAATAGGAGAGTCAGTAAGTGTATTTATTAGAAATGTTAGATTACAAAATGCTCTTCAATTATTAAAAGAAAGTGAACTCACAGTTTCTGAGATATCATTTCGAGTAGGTTTCAGTAGTACCTCTTATTTTACGAAATGCTTTAGGGAATTATATGGACATACTCCTGGAGATACATCAAAAATAAATATTGAAAGAGACCTAAGCGAAACTAGCAATCCTGATTCACAGAAAAGTTTAAGATTAAAACGACCTATTCTGGTCGGAATAGTGATTCTCTCAATAGTAGCAATAGCACTTTTAGTAATTTACTATCAAAAGAATAATACCCCTTCAAAACTATTAGCCAAGTCGGTGGCTGTTCTGCCATTTAAAAATGATAGTGCCGACAGTACGAATGTCTATTTCATGAATGGATTAATGGAGGCAATATTAGACAACTTTCAGAAAATTGAAGACCTAAAAGTAACCAGTAGAACTACCTCTGAAAAGTATAGAAATGATTTAAAGTCAATACCAGAGCTTTCAAGGGAGTTAAATGTCAATTATTTCGTTGAAGGCAGCGGGCAAAAAATCGGGGATGAAATTGTATTAACTATCCAATTGATTGAGGGACCAAGCGATAAACACCTTTGGTCGAAGCGATATAAACGAGAGCTAAATGATGTTTTCGCGCTCCAAGCTGATGTAGCTAAAAGCATTGCCGCAGAAATCAATGCTGTAATCACACCAAAAGAACAAGAGCGAATAGAAAAAGTCCCAACCAATAATTTAGTGGCCTATGACTACTATTTAAAAGGACTAACCTTATTAAATGATGATACTGGGAATGGCCTGAAAGAAGGAATAGTTCAATTTAAGAAAGCGATTCAAGAAGATGGAGAATTTGCCAATGCCTACGCCTATATCGCAATCTCATATTATTATTTAGACCTTTTTCGAGAGGAAAAACAACACACTGAAGAAATTAAGAACTATGCTGACAAGGCAATGCTTTTAGATGCTGACTTAGGTGAGAGTTTGATTGCCAATTCTTTATATTTTATGCAAATCAAGGATTTTCGTAAGGCAGAGGAAGCCTTATTAGAAGTTTTGGAATATTATCCTAATGTAGCCTGGATTCACAATTTCTTGTCCGATATCTACGCCTATATGCTTCCCAATACTAAAAAATATTTGATTCACGCATTGCAAGGGATTGAAGTAGCTATTTCAGACAAAGATTCTGTATCAGCAAGTATCACTTATTTGCATTTAAGTAATGCTTTGGCGCAAACAGGTTTTCTCGATGAGGCAGAAAAATATATTAAGAAATCGAAGGCCTATAATCCTCAAAATCATTATTCAAAATACCTCCATGAATATATTAAGCTTGGCCAGCATAATGATTTGAGACAAACTAAATTTGCGCTGATCGAAATCTTTAATCAGGACACGACTAAAATTGATGTGATCAGTGAAGTCGCAAAAGTCTGTTATACCTTAGAAGAGTACGAAGAGGCTTGGTTTTATTATGAAAAACTTATTTCAATCAGGTATGCTTTGAAATTAGATATTTATCATAATTATGATCTCAATATGGCATTTGTGTTAGAACAACTAGGAAGGGAACAAGAGGCTAAGAGCTTTTATGAGAGCTACTTGGCTTTTGCGGAAAAGGATCAATCTATTTATCAAGAATTAACTATGGCTGCCTATTTTGCAGCCAAAGGGGATATCGAAAAAGGCATGAACGGCTTAAAGGCATTTTCTAAACAGGATAATTATCAATATTGGTTCGTTCTATTTCTTGATAAGGACCCGATTCTATTAAAAATGAAAAATCACCCCGATTTTCAGAATACAGTACAGAAAATCCGAACCAAATTCTGGGAGAATCATAAAGAGATTAAAAAAATGCTTGTCGATAAAGATATTGTTCGAATGTAGTTTTGGCGATTTCAACAAAACCACAATACTTGATAAGGGCATAAGCGATAAGTAATGTAAGCCAAAGTTTTCTTATTATCGAATCCCATTTCTTCGGTTAGAAATTTCTAAAAAGCCAATTGATAATATTTAACAAATAAATAGGGCGAACATTGAAAAGCAGCTCGTTTGTAGTACTTAAATTTCATT
This is a stretch of genomic DNA from Marivirga harenae. It encodes these proteins:
- a CDS encoding helix-turn-helix domain-containing protein, with the protein product MLDYLNHKSPFLQKVVAIIQDNLGDEHFGVTELAEALNMSRSNLLRKVKQEIGESVSVFIRNVRLQNALQLLKESELTVSEISFRVGFSSTSYFTKCFRELYGHTPGDTSKINIERDLSETSNPDSQKSLRLKRPILVGIVILSIVAIALLVIYYQKNNTPSKLLAKSVAVLPFKNDSADSTNVYFMNGLMEAILDNFQKIEDLKVTSRTTSEKYRNDLKSIPELSRELNVNYFVEGSGQKIGDEIVLTIQLIEGPSDKHLWSKRYKRELNDVFALQADVAKSIAAEINAVITPKEQERIEKVPTNNLVAYDYYLKGLTLLNDDTGNGLKEGIVQFKKAIQEDGEFANAYAYIAISYYYLDLFREEKQHTEEIKNYADKAMLLDADLGESLIANSLYFMQIKDFRKAEEALLEVLEYYPNVAWIHNFLSDIYAYMLPNTKKYLIHALQGIEVAISDKDSVSASITYLHLSNALAQTGFLDEAEKYIKKSKAYNPQNHYSKYLHEYIKLGQHNDLRQTKFALIEIFNQDTTKIDVISEVAKVCYTLEEYEEAWFYYEKLISIRYALKLDIYHNYDLNMAFVLEQLGREQEAKSFYESYLAFAEKDQSIYQELTMAAYFAAKGDIEKGMNGLKAFSKQDNYQYWFVLFLDKDPILLKMKNHPDFQNTVQKIRTKFWENHKEIKKMLVDKDIVRM